A genome region from Methylohalobius crimeensis 10Ki includes the following:
- a CDS encoding dihydrolipoyl dehydrogenase, translating into MTHVQKVDVAILGAGTAGLTARREVARHTDRYVVIDPGPLGTTCARVGCMPSKSFIHAANVYHQVSRAPRGLNVGPVAPIDLPEVMSHVRELRDFYTASVIQGMEDWRDSHLITKRARFLDPHTLDLEGDRLTADRIVIATGSKPFIPESWRRFDAYLLDTDRFFDLPDLPPRLAVIGLGPVGIELAQAMQRLGVEITAVDAHRNLGGLTDPEIQDYAIEYFSNAMNLWIGTANLKEAEGDRIVVQAGDREVKVNRVLAAMGRQPTVSDLGLENLEIPLDDRGLPQFNPETLQISNLPIFLAGDVNGRRPVLHEASDEGRIAGYNALQDSPDCFHRRAPMAITFTSPTIALVGATFRELKEQGTDFVTGKVSFEHQGRARLMNAAHGLLKVYAAHHDGRVLGAEMFSPGGEHFAHLLAWAIAMKMTVTDLLNMPYYHPVLEEGLRTAVRDAASQLEVPASYTQTMRCEDNPVL; encoded by the coding sequence TCTTAGGCGCCGGAACCGCCGGTCTTACCGCCCGGCGCGAAGTGGCCCGGCACACCGATCGTTATGTGGTCATCGATCCCGGTCCCCTGGGAACCACTTGCGCCCGGGTGGGATGCATGCCTTCCAAGAGCTTTATCCACGCGGCGAACGTCTATCACCAGGTGAGCCGGGCGCCTCGAGGGCTGAACGTCGGTCCTGTCGCCCCGATCGATCTGCCCGAGGTGATGAGCCATGTCCGCGAACTGCGGGATTTTTACACCGCCAGCGTCATTCAGGGCATGGAGGACTGGCGGGATAGCCACCTCATCACCAAACGCGCGCGCTTTCTCGACCCGCATACCCTGGATTTGGAAGGCGATCGCTTGACGGCCGATCGGATCGTCATCGCCACCGGATCGAAACCGTTCATTCCCGAGTCCTGGCGGCGGTTCGACGCCTACCTCTTGGACACCGACCGTTTCTTCGACCTTCCGGACCTGCCGCCCAGGCTTGCCGTCATCGGTTTGGGCCCGGTCGGTATCGAGCTGGCCCAGGCCATGCAACGACTGGGCGTGGAAATCACCGCCGTCGATGCGCACCGAAATCTCGGTGGCCTCACCGATCCGGAAATACAAGATTATGCGATCGAGTATTTTTCCAACGCCATGAATCTCTGGATCGGAACCGCAAACCTCAAAGAGGCGGAAGGGGATAGAATAGTCGTTCAAGCCGGCGACCGAGAGGTGAAGGTCAATCGGGTATTGGCGGCCATGGGCAGACAACCGACCGTCTCCGATCTCGGCCTGGAAAATCTGGAGATTCCTCTCGACGATCGCGGCCTTCCCCAATTCAATCCTGAAACGCTGCAAATCTCCAATTTACCCATTTTCCTGGCGGGCGATGTCAACGGCAGGCGGCCCGTGCTGCACGAGGCTTCGGACGAAGGCCGCATCGCCGGCTATAACGCGCTCCAGGACAGCCCCGACTGTTTCCACCGACGTGCCCCGATGGCGATCACTTTCACCTCGCCGACCATCGCCCTGGTCGGCGCTACTTTCCGCGAGCTGAAGGAACAAGGGACCGATTTTGTGACCGGGAAAGTCAGTTTCGAGCATCAGGGGCGCGCACGCCTCATGAATGCCGCCCACGGTCTGCTCAAGGTTTATGCCGCCCATCACGACGGCCGGGTCCTGGGTGCCGAAATGTTCTCCCCCGGTGGCGAGCATTTCGCCCATCTCCTCGCCTGGGCGATCGCCATGAAGATGACGGTGACCGATCTATTGAATATGCCTTACTACCATCCGGTGCTGGAGGAAGGACTGCGCACCGCCGTCCGCGATGCCGCAAGCCAGCTGGAAGTACCCGCCTCCTATACCCAGACCATGCGCTGCGAGGACAATCCGGTGCTATGA
- the polX gene encoding DNA polymerase/3'-5' exonuclease PolX, translating into MPIPNAEIADTFDRLADLLEVEGANPFRVRAYRNAARVVRGYGKSMADLIERGEDLTQLPEIGEDLAKKIKTLVDTGKLPLLETVEARTPATLSDLMKIQGLGPKRVKTLYEELRISDLEDLKRAAQNGKIREIKGFGQKTEEMIRERVKRYTGAQHRTLLKDAEQIVEPLVKYLKQSKGIEAVVVAGSYRRRKETVGDLDILVTAKRGTKVMDDFAAYDQVDEVLSKGETRSTVRLHSGISVDLRVVPKVSYGAALHYFTGSKAHNIAVRKRGVERGYKINEYGVFEDDKRIAGKTEEAVYEKVGLPYIPPELREDRGEVAAAEKDELPDLIALDDIRGDLHCHTQATDGHNTLEQMVQAAVELGYDYLSITDHSQRVTMAHGLNEKRLREQIEAIDRLNEKFDGLIVLKSIECDILEDGSLDLPDAVLKELDFTVCSVHYQFNLSRQKQTERILRAMDNPYFNIFAHPTGRLINEREPYPIDLEKIMEGARERGCFLEVNAQPQRLDLTDDACKMAKEMHLRVVISSDAHSTANLEFMRFGVDQARRGWLEAKDVINTLPLKQLTKLLSRT; encoded by the coding sequence ATGCCCATCCCTAATGCCGAAATCGCCGATACCTTCGACCGGCTCGCCGACCTCCTGGAGGTAGAAGGCGCGAACCCTTTCCGGGTACGGGCGTACCGCAACGCCGCCCGCGTCGTGCGCGGATACGGCAAATCCATGGCCGACCTGATCGAGCGGGGCGAAGACCTGACCCAACTCCCCGAAATCGGCGAAGACCTGGCCAAGAAGATCAAGACCCTGGTGGATACCGGCAAGCTGCCCTTGCTGGAAACGGTCGAAGCGCGCACCCCTGCCACCCTCAGCGACCTGATGAAAATCCAAGGATTGGGGCCGAAGCGGGTCAAGACTTTGTACGAGGAACTCCGGATCAGCGACCTCGAGGATCTCAAGCGCGCCGCCCAAAACGGCAAGATTCGGGAAATCAAGGGATTCGGCCAAAAGACCGAGGAGATGATTCGGGAGCGGGTAAAACGATATACCGGCGCGCAGCACCGGACCCTGTTGAAAGACGCCGAGCAAATCGTCGAACCGTTGGTGAAATACCTAAAGCAAAGCAAAGGAATCGAGGCTGTCGTCGTGGCGGGCAGTTACCGCAGACGCAAGGAAACCGTCGGCGACCTGGATATCTTGGTCACCGCCAAGCGGGGAACGAAAGTCATGGACGATTTCGCCGCTTACGACCAAGTCGATGAAGTGCTCTCCAAGGGGGAGACCCGCTCCACGGTCCGCCTGCACTCCGGCATTTCCGTGGATCTTCGGGTCGTGCCCAAGGTGAGTTACGGCGCGGCTCTGCACTATTTCACCGGTTCCAAGGCGCACAACATCGCGGTACGCAAGCGGGGCGTGGAAAGAGGCTACAAAATCAATGAATACGGTGTCTTCGAGGACGACAAGCGCATCGCCGGCAAAACCGAAGAAGCCGTCTATGAAAAGGTCGGACTGCCCTATATCCCGCCGGAACTCAGGGAAGACCGGGGGGAAGTGGCGGCCGCGGAAAAAGACGAACTGCCCGATTTGATCGCGCTGGATGATATCCGCGGAGACCTGCATTGCCACACCCAGGCCACCGACGGCCACAATACCCTGGAACAGATGGTCCAGGCCGCCGTAGAACTCGGTTACGATTACCTTTCCATCACCGATCACTCCCAACGCGTCACCATGGCCCACGGCCTGAACGAAAAACGCCTGCGGGAACAGATCGAAGCCATCGATCGATTGAACGAAAAGTTCGATGGTTTGATCGTGCTCAAGTCGATCGAGTGCGACATACTCGAGGACGGCTCCTTGGATCTGCCCGACGCCGTCCTCAAGGAATTGGATTTCACCGTCTGTTCCGTCCATTACCAATTCAATCTGTCGCGCCAAAAGCAGACCGAGCGCATTCTGCGCGCCATGGACAATCCCTACTTCAATATTTTCGCCCATCCCACAGGACGCCTCATCAACGAGCGTGAACCCTATCCCATCGACCTGGAGAAAATCATGGAGGGAGCCCGGGAGCGCGGCTGCTTTCTCGAGGTCAACGCCCAACCTCAGCGTTTGGATTTGACCGACGACGCCTGCAAGATGGCCAAGGAAATGCATCTCCGGGTGGTGATCTCCTCGGATGCGCACAGCACGGCCAATCTGGAATTCATGCGGTTCGGCGTGGATCAGGCCCGACGGGGATGGCTGGAGGCGAAGGATGTCATCAACACCCTCCCCCTCAAACAGCTGACAAAGCTGTTGTCCAGAACCTGA
- a CDS encoding IS4 family transposase, translated as MNDSVSALRAVLAEHLPWHGARLNFLAQFLLALFQVRSVNLAELATAFRGKAQVASHYKRLQRFFRGFTINYDVLARLLVHLFAVGEGPWYLTLDRTNWKLGKIEINFLVLGIAQKGMALPVLWTVLGKAGNSHTDQRIELMQRFLANFGKTRIRALLADREFVGQKWFTWLQTQGIPFHIRIKENTRIPNTWNRATPAWLFFRSLRPGQMRHLEGRRPVWDCFIHISALRLADNELLIVATHGAPQSEAFTAYGQRWEIETLFGALKSRGFNLEDTHLTHPDRLSKLLALLALAFAWSWRTGEVLTEQKPIEVKKRSSDRSSPSSDMASISSAISSSTSSIDGRIFYGY; from the coding sequence ATGAATGATTCCGTTTCTGCGCTTCGGGCCGTATTGGCTGAGCATCTCCCCTGGCATGGTGCCCGCTTGAACTTTCTGGCTCAGTTTCTGTTGGCCTTGTTCCAGGTACGCAGCGTCAATCTGGCCGAATTGGCCACGGCTTTCCGTGGCAAGGCGCAAGTGGCTTCGCACTATAAGCGTTTGCAGCGGTTCTTTCGGGGCTTTACGATCAACTATGACGTGCTGGCGCGGCTGCTGGTGCATTTGTTTGCGGTGGGTGAAGGGCCGTGGTATCTGACCTTGGATCGTACCAATTGGAAATTGGGTAAGATCGAAATCAATTTTCTGGTGTTGGGCATTGCCCAGAAGGGGATGGCCTTGCCGGTGCTGTGGACGGTGTTGGGCAAAGCGGGCAATTCTCATACCGACCAGCGCATCGAATTGATGCAACGCTTTCTGGCGAACTTTGGTAAAACCCGCATCCGGGCGCTGTTGGCCGATCGAGAGTTTGTCGGTCAAAAATGGTTTACCTGGCTTCAGACCCAGGGCATTCCCTTTCATATTCGGATCAAGGAAAACACCCGAATTCCCAACACCTGGAATCGCGCCACCCCAGCCTGGCTGTTCTTTAGATCGCTTAGGCCCGGACAGATGCGTCACTTGGAAGGGCGTCGACCGGTCTGGGACTGCTTTATTCATATATCGGCTTTGCGGCTGGCCGATAACGAACTTTTGATCGTGGCAACTCACGGTGCGCCCCAGAGCGAGGCGTTCACCGCCTATGGGCAGCGTTGGGAAATCGAAACCCTGTTCGGCGCCTTGAAGTCCCGCGGCTTCAATTTGGAGGACACCCATCTGACTCATCCCGACCGCCTCAGCAAACTGCTGGCGCTTTTGGCGCTCGCCTTTGCTTGGAGTTGGCGTACCGGTGAGGTACTGACTGAACAAAAGCCCATTGAGGTAAAAAAACGCTCCAGCGACCGGTCAAGTCCGTCTTCCGACATGGCCTCGATTTCATCCGCAATCTCCTCTTCAACCTCTTCGATCGATGGACGGATTTTCTATGGCTATTGA
- a CDS encoding Lon protease family protein gives MTQSNPPLSADKLYRRCVIKAFAFETTAELEDLNRMLGQARAVEAIELGTDLELQGFNLFVLGPPGTGRHSFIRQCLQEKAGRRPIPSDWCYVNNFDEPRKPKAIELPAGMGRQLQEDMRQLIEEARSTIPTAFEREDYQNRRQAIEHQATKEQENAFQEVQKHAHEVGLEIIQTATGFQFVPKREGKPITPEEYRKLSEEEQAKLQQDTDKLSQELRKMLQSIPRRVRKVREKIRRLDREVARFAVGGLIEELLEKYAEFLKVVEFLKALQHDIAEHVELFTPAASEKKKSLAALSAMGQRGDRESAITQRYAVNLLVDRDNAEGAPVIFEDHPTYPYLIGQIEHIAQMGTLTTDFTLIRAGALHRANGGYLVIDARKILLQPFAWDALKRALKSREIDVKSLAQEYSLVSTVSLEPEPIPLNVKVVIIGDRLLYYLLQQLDPEFPELFKVAADFEDDMERSEDNVQDLARLIATIARREKLKPLDRDAVARIIEESSRHAGDAERLSAQVRRMADIVREAHYWAGRNGHEIIDAEAVHSAIEGQQRRMNRINDQILRETLRGTLLIDTESGVIGQINGLAAIQLGDHLFGRPTRITARLSIGSGKVIDIEREVELGGPIHSKGVLILSNFLASHYVTDRPLSLSASLVFEQSYGPIEGDSASAAELCVLLSGLARLPIKQSMAITGSVNQHGRIQAIGGVNQKIEGFFELCRARGLTGGEGVIIPSANVKHLMLRQPVIDAVADGQFQIYSVNHIDDCMEILTGLEAGIRDEAGNFPENSLNQKITHRLIEWAEKRRQFAGKHQEESS, from the coding sequence ATGACGCAATCCAACCCGCCCCTGTCTGCGGACAAACTGTACCGGCGCTGCGTTATCAAAGCATTCGCCTTTGAAACGACCGCCGAACTGGAAGATCTGAACCGTATGCTCGGACAGGCCCGCGCGGTCGAAGCCATCGAGCTCGGCACCGACTTGGAGCTGCAAGGATTCAACTTGTTCGTTCTCGGCCCGCCGGGCACCGGCCGCCACAGTTTCATCCGCCAATGCCTCCAGGAAAAAGCCGGCAGACGACCGATACCCTCGGATTGGTGCTATGTCAACAACTTCGACGAACCCCGCAAACCCAAGGCGATCGAATTGCCAGCGGGCATGGGACGCCAGCTTCAGGAAGACATGCGGCAACTCATCGAGGAAGCCCGGTCAACGATCCCCACTGCCTTCGAAAGGGAGGACTACCAAAACCGACGGCAGGCGATAGAACATCAAGCGACCAAGGAACAAGAAAACGCGTTCCAGGAAGTCCAGAAACACGCGCATGAAGTCGGCCTCGAAATCATACAAACCGCCACCGGCTTTCAATTCGTCCCCAAACGAGAAGGCAAACCCATCACCCCGGAAGAATATAGAAAGCTTTCCGAAGAAGAACAGGCGAAGCTGCAGCAGGACACCGACAAGCTCAGCCAAGAGCTGCGCAAGATGCTCCAGTCCATCCCCCGCCGGGTACGCAAGGTCCGGGAAAAGATTCGCAGGCTCGATCGCGAAGTGGCGCGGTTCGCCGTGGGCGGATTGATTGAGGAGCTGCTGGAGAAATATGCCGAATTTCTCAAGGTGGTCGAATTTCTCAAAGCACTCCAGCACGATATCGCCGAGCATGTGGAACTATTCACCCCCGCTGCTTCCGAAAAGAAAAAATCTCTGGCGGCGTTGTCCGCCATGGGACAGAGGGGAGATCGGGAATCCGCCATCACTCAACGCTATGCGGTCAATCTTCTGGTCGACCGCGATAACGCCGAAGGCGCACCGGTCATCTTCGAAGACCATCCCACCTACCCTTATCTGATCGGACAAATCGAGCACATCGCCCAGATGGGAACCTTGACCACGGATTTCACCCTGATCCGCGCCGGCGCCCTGCATCGCGCCAACGGCGGTTATCTGGTCATCGATGCGCGCAAAATCCTGCTCCAGCCGTTCGCCTGGGACGCCCTGAAACGGGCTCTCAAGTCACGAGAAATCGATGTCAAATCCCTGGCCCAGGAATACAGCCTGGTAAGCACGGTGTCCCTCGAGCCCGAGCCGATTCCCTTGAACGTCAAAGTCGTCATTATCGGAGACCGTCTGCTCTATTACCTGTTGCAGCAACTCGACCCCGAATTTCCGGAGCTTTTCAAGGTGGCGGCGGATTTCGAGGACGATATGGAACGCAGCGAGGACAATGTTCAGGATCTTGCCCGGCTAATCGCCACCATCGCGCGCCGGGAAAAACTCAAGCCCTTGGATAGGGATGCCGTGGCCCGTATCATCGAGGAAAGTTCGCGTCACGCAGGCGATGCCGAAAGACTCTCCGCCCAAGTGCGACGGATGGCCGACATCGTCCGCGAAGCCCACTATTGGGCGGGCCGCAACGGGCATGAGATCATCGACGCCGAAGCGGTGCATAGCGCCATCGAGGGCCAACAACGCCGGATGAATCGGATTAACGATCAAATTCTGCGGGAAACCCTGAGGGGCACCCTCTTGATCGACACCGAAAGCGGGGTGATCGGTCAAATCAACGGTCTGGCGGCGATTCAATTGGGCGACCATCTCTTCGGCCGCCCCACCCGCATTACCGCTCGCCTGTCCATCGGATCGGGCAAAGTCATCGATATCGAACGTGAAGTAGAATTGGGCGGGCCCATCCACTCCAAGGGCGTGCTCATTCTGTCGAATTTTCTGGCCTCCCATTACGTCACGGATCGCCCACTGTCGCTGTCGGCCAGTCTGGTGTTCGAGCAATCCTACGGTCCCATCGAAGGGGACAGCGCATCGGCCGCCGAACTCTGCGTGCTTCTCTCGGGCCTCGCCCGGCTACCGATCAAGCAGTCGATGGCGATTACCGGTTCGGTGAACCAACATGGACGCATTCAGGCCATCGGCGGCGTCAATCAGAAAATCGAGGGCTTTTTCGAACTCTGCCGGGCACGCGGATTGACCGGCGGCGAGGGGGTAATCATTCCTTCCGCCAACGTCAAACATCTCATGCTGCGCCAACCGGTCATCGACGCCGTCGCCGACGGCCAGTTCCAAATTTATTCCGTGAACCATATCGACGACTGTATGGAAATACTCACCGGACTCGAAGCGGGCATACGCGACGAGGCGGGAAACTTCCCCGAAAATTCGCTCAATCAAAAAATTACGCACCGATTGATCGAATGGGCCGAAAAGCGTCGTCAGTTTGCCGGCAAGCATCAGGAGGAATCGTCCTGA
- a CDS encoding BON domain-containing protein: MKNLLLMMLACIGMIMGCASAAKEKEIYSDTWIKSKIVTSYALNEHLNPFPIQVEVNDRTVTLTGTVENDVERELAELIAEGVEGVKEVNNQLKIDREFQPAEEEGSFKRYVEDATITAKVKSRLLMNKHTQGLAINVTTKNGVVILEGQVGAEIEAEMARQIALNTKGVVEVENHLKVVEETMSY, from the coding sequence ATGAAAAATCTACTTTTAATGATGTTGGCCTGTATCGGGATGATAATGGGTTGTGCAAGTGCTGCGAAAGAAAAAGAAATATATTCCGATACCTGGATAAAATCCAAGATTGTGACTTCTTATGCCTTGAACGAGCATTTGAATCCATTTCCGATACAGGTGGAGGTAAACGATCGGACCGTTACTTTAACCGGTACGGTGGAGAACGATGTCGAGCGGGAGCTGGCGGAATTGATCGCCGAGGGGGTTGAAGGGGTCAAAGAAGTGAATAATCAATTGAAAATCGATCGAGAATTCCAACCCGCGGAGGAAGAGGGATCATTCAAACGCTATGTGGAGGACGCGACCATTACCGCCAAGGTAAAATCCAGGCTGCTCATGAATAAGCACACCCAGGGTCTGGCCATCAATGTGACCACTAAAAATGGCGTCGTCATCCTTGAAGGACAAGTGGGTGCTGAAATAGAAGCCGAAATGGCCCGTCAAATCGCCCTGAATACCAAGGGTGTGGTGGAGGTGGAAAACCATCTCAAGGTCGTCGAAGAAACGATGTCCTATTAG
- a CDS encoding DUF3096 domain-containing protein has protein sequence MNISINLTHVEPILALVAGILILVMPRALNFIVAIYLILIGILGLVS, from the coding sequence ATGAATATTAGTATCAACTTAACTCACGTGGAACCCATTCTGGCTTTGGTCGCAGGGATTTTGATTTTGGTTATGCCGCGTGCGCTCAATTTTATCGTGGCTATTTATCTGATTCTTATCGGAATATTGGGATTGGTTTCTTAA
- the otsB gene encoding trehalose-phosphatase encodes MREFIDKSFSPDCFDAVVFDLDGVVTRTAKVHAKAWKTMFDDYLASRTPSFKPFDIETDYRPYVDGKPRYEGVRSFLESRGIDIPYGDPEDSSDQETICGLGNRKNRLFREMLRTDGVEVYESSLAFIRAVRRAGMKTAVVSSSRNCRAVLEAAGIADLFDARVDGTDLERMGLSGKPAPDMFREACRRLGTDPQRTVAIEDAEAGVQAGYAAGFGCVVGVNRGDRSKALYDHGADVMVDDLAELQVASNAPKASEEKIAVSSLPSAFDCMEEILRDDRAPMFFLDYDGTLTPIVPHPDDAVLNDSMRATLKRLAERCQVAVISGRDLSDVRERVGIESLWYAGSHGFDIAGPGGRRTSHQQGGEFLPSLDAAEKSLKKALASVPGCLVERKRFSIAIHYRQVGKDDVPSVMRLVEQIHAEHPDLRLSTGKKIRELQPDIDWNKGKALRWLMQTLNLDSKKFMPVYIGDDVTDEDAFREIEAEGVGILVAERDQSTRAAYRLDNPEAVERFLNRMSDKLERRK; translated from the coding sequence ATGCGCGAATTCATCGACAAGTCGTTTTCACCGGACTGCTTCGACGCCGTCGTATTCGATCTCGACGGCGTCGTCACCCGGACCGCCAAGGTTCACGCCAAGGCGTGGAAGACTATGTTCGATGACTATCTGGCAAGCCGAACTCCATCGTTCAAACCCTTCGATATCGAAACCGACTACCGCCCCTACGTGGACGGCAAGCCCCGTTACGAGGGGGTTCGCAGCTTCCTCGAATCTCGCGGTATCGACATACCTTACGGAGACCCCGAGGATAGCTCCGACCAGGAAACCATCTGCGGACTGGGCAACCGCAAGAATCGGCTGTTTCGGGAAATGCTTCGCACCGACGGCGTCGAAGTCTACGAATCGAGCCTTGCGTTCATCCGCGCCGTGCGCCGCGCCGGAATGAAAACGGCGGTGGTGTCTTCGAGCCGAAACTGCCGGGCGGTGCTGGAAGCCGCCGGGATCGCCGATCTCTTCGACGCCCGGGTCGACGGCACCGATCTTGAGCGGATGGGCCTTTCGGGCAAACCCGCGCCGGATATGTTCCGGGAAGCCTGCCGCAGGCTAGGCACCGATCCCCAACGCACGGTCGCAATAGAAGACGCCGAAGCGGGCGTGCAAGCGGGATACGCCGCCGGTTTCGGATGCGTCGTCGGCGTGAACCGGGGCGATCGGAGCAAGGCTTTGTACGACCACGGCGCGGATGTGATGGTCGATGATCTGGCCGAACTGCAGGTCGCATCCAATGCGCCAAAAGCTTCCGAGGAAAAGATCGCTGTTAGCAGCCTGCCATCGGCGTTCGATTGCATGGAGGAGATCCTCCGTGACGATCGGGCGCCGATGTTTTTTCTCGATTACGACGGCACGTTGACCCCGATCGTCCCCCACCCCGATGACGCCGTCCTCAACGATTCCATGCGAGCCACCCTCAAGCGACTCGCCGAACGATGCCAAGTCGCCGTCATCAGCGGGCGGGATCTCAGCGATGTCAGGGAACGGGTCGGCATTGAATCCCTCTGGTATGCGGGCAGCCACGGCTTCGACATTGCCGGTCCTGGAGGCCGGCGCACTTCCCATCAGCAGGGCGGCGAATTTCTGCCTTCCCTCGATGCGGCGGAGAAATCCCTTAAGAAGGCGTTGGCGTCCGTTCCCGGTTGTCTCGTGGAGCGCAAGCGATTCTCCATCGCCATCCATTATCGCCAGGTAGGGAAGGACGACGTCCCCAGCGTCATGCGCCTGGTCGAGCAAATCCACGCCGAACATCCCGATTTACGCCTGTCGACGGGAAAGAAAATCCGGGAACTGCAACCGGATATCGATTGGAACAAGGGAAAAGCGCTGCGCTGGTTGATGCAAACCCTGAACTTGGATTCGAAAAAATTCATGCCCGTCTATATCGGCGACGACGTCACCGACGAGGACGCCTTCCGCGAAATCGAAGCGGAAGGCGTCGGAATTCTGGTGGCGGAACGAGACCAGTCCACCCGAGCGGCCTATCGCCTCGACAATCCCGAAGCGGTGGAACGATTTCTCAATCGAATGAGCGACAAACTCGAAAGGCGAAAATAA